The Kribbella jejuensis region GCGATCCGGCCTAGAGTCTCGGGTTATCGGTCCGGACCCGTCCGTCCGGACGTTGCCCCTGAGGAGGCCTCGTGTCCCGACTTCCCCGTCCCCGCCGGCTGGCCGCCGGACTCTCCGCCGCCGCGCTGGTGTGCGTGTCGCTCGGCGCCACGACCACCGCGCATGCCGCCGGTCCCCTGATGAACTACGTGGTCAACACGAAGGCCACACCCGGTCATGTCCGCAAGACCGAGGACGCCGTGAAGGACGCCGGCGGGAAGGTACTCGTCTCGTACCAGCAGCTCGGCGTCGTCATCGCCCAGTCCACCAACCCGGACTTCAAGACCGACATCCGCACGGTGCACAACGGCCGCGAGGTCCAGTCGGTCGGCGCCACGCGCACCGTCGCTGTCACCGAAGGCGCCGGCGGGACGAACTCGACCGACGAGAGTACGGCGACCCCGGTGCCCGACCCGCGTGAGGGCGAGCAGTGGAACCTCGCCCAGATCAAGGCCGACCAGGCACATGCCGTCACCGACGGATCCCGCAGCGTCCTCGTCGGCATCAACGACAGCGGCGTCGACGACACCCATCCCGATCTCGCCCCGAACTTCGACGCCGCCGACTCGGTCAACTGCGTGAACAACGGCGTACCGGACACCACGCCTGGTGGATGGCGTCCGACGACGAGCATCCACGGTACGCATGTGGCCGGCATCGTCGCCGCGGCGCGCAACGGCATCGGGATCGTCGGTGTCGCCCCGGGCGTCCGGATCGCGTCGGTCAAGGTCGTCAACGACGCCGGTTTCATCTACCCGGAGTACTCGATCTGTGGGATCGTCTGGGCCGCCGAGCACCACATGGCCGTCACGAACCACAGCTACTTCATCGACCCGTGGGAATTCTGGTGCAACGACAACGGCGACCAGGGCGCGGTGCAGGAAGCCGTACGGCGCGCGTACGCGTGGGCCACGGACCAGGGCACGCTGTCGGTCGCTGCCGCCGGTAACTCGAACTACGACCTCGCCCACAAGACCACCGACAACGGCAGCCCCGACGACGGGACCGCCGTCCCCCGCACCATCGACAACGGCTGCCTCGACATGCCGACCGAGCTCCCCGGCGTCATCACCGTCGCCAGCACGACCCAAACCCGTGCCCGCAGCAGCTTCTCCAACTTCGGCCTCGGAAAGATCGACGTCGCCGCGCCGGGCAGCTCGGTCCTGTCCACCGTTCCCGGCGGCTACGCCAAACTGAGCGGTACGTCGATGGCCTCCCCGCACGTCACCGGCATCGCCGCCCTGATGAAGTCCACCCACCCGTGGTGGGGCCCCCGCGACATCGAACGAGCCCTCCAAACCGAGGCCGACGACACCGCCTGCCCCACCACCCCCGACGCCCGCTGCACCGGCACCACCGCCAACAACTCCTTCTACGGCGAAGGAATCGCCGACGCCCTCGACGCCGTAACCCGCTAACCCAAGCCGAGTGGGGGTCCACCGCCCGGGACCCCCACTCACCCCCAA contains the following coding sequences:
- a CDS encoding S8 family peptidase translates to MSRLPRPRRLAAGLSAAALVCVSLGATTTAHAAGPLMNYVVNTKATPGHVRKTEDAVKDAGGKVLVSYQQLGVVIAQSTNPDFKTDIRTVHNGREVQSVGATRTVAVTEGAGGTNSTDESTATPVPDPREGEQWNLAQIKADQAHAVTDGSRSVLVGINDSGVDDTHPDLAPNFDAADSVNCVNNGVPDTTPGGWRPTTSIHGTHVAGIVAAARNGIGIVGVAPGVRIASVKVVNDAGFIYPEYSICGIVWAAEHHMAVTNHSYFIDPWEFWCNDNGDQGAVQEAVRRAYAWATDQGTLSVAAAGNSNYDLAHKTTDNGSPDDGTAVPRTIDNGCLDMPTELPGVITVASTTQTRARSSFSNFGLGKIDVAAPGSSVLSTVPGGYAKLSGTSMASPHVTGIAALMKSTHPWWGPRDIERALQTEADDTACPTTPDARCTGTTANNSFYGEGIADALDAVTR